One window of the Paenibacillus beijingensis genome contains the following:
- the opp3C gene encoding oligopeptide ABC transporter permease translates to MSRLKLAESVPADIGEDLFVPEPADENRSNEASAPSNSPWRDAFRRLRASKGVVLSAILLLIITSIAIVGPAVSKYAYDEQNVAHSNLPPKIPGLQWLGFDGKDRQGTDVYGQRNIDTAYWFGTDEFGRDLWTRVWKGTQISLFIALIAAMLDLFIGVLYGGLSAYYGGKVDNAMERVIEILMGIPSLIVIVLFTIILEPGILSIILAMIITGWVGMARIVRGQILKLKVQEFVLAARTLGVSNRRIIWKHLMPNAMGPIIVNVMFDLPTAIFFEAFLSFIGLGLQAPLSSLGVLINDGFKQMRMFPYKLVIPAVMISLILICFNLLADGLRDALDPKTKK, encoded by the coding sequence ATGAGCAGGCTGAAATTAGCCGAGTCGGTTCCGGCCGATATCGGGGAAGACCTGTTTGTACCGGAGCCGGCTGACGAAAATCGAAGCAACGAAGCTTCCGCCCCTTCAAATTCTCCCTGGAGAGATGCGTTCAGACGATTGCGGGCAAGCAAGGGAGTTGTTCTATCCGCCATTCTGCTCCTGATCATAACGTCGATTGCCATCGTCGGGCCGGCCGTAAGCAAATACGCGTACGATGAACAGAATGTAGCTCATTCCAATCTGCCGCCCAAAATTCCCGGTTTGCAATGGCTCGGATTTGACGGCAAGGACCGCCAGGGCACAGACGTGTATGGGCAGCGGAACATCGATACGGCCTACTGGTTCGGCACCGATGAGTTCGGCCGGGATCTGTGGACGAGGGTGTGGAAAGGGACGCAAATCTCGCTGTTCATCGCCCTGATTGCCGCCATGCTGGATTTATTTATCGGCGTTTTGTATGGCGGACTGTCGGCTTATTATGGCGGAAAAGTGGACAATGCGATGGAACGGGTCATTGAAATTTTGATGGGAATTCCGAGCCTGATTGTGATCGTCCTGTTCACGATCATCTTGGAACCGGGGATCTTGTCGATCATATTGGCCATGATCATTACTGGATGGGTCGGCATGGCGCGGATTGTTCGCGGTCAGATCCTGAAATTAAAGGTGCAGGAGTTTGTGCTGGCTGCAAGAACGCTGGGCGTTTCGAACAGACGCATTATTTGGAAGCATTTGATGCCAAATGCAATGGGGCCGATTATCGTCAACGTCATGTTTGACCTTCCGACGGCAATCTTCTTTGAGGCATTTTTAAGTTTCATCGGTTTGGGCTTACAAGCTCCGCTTTCGTCATTGGGGGTTCTCATTAACGACGGGTTTAAACAGATGCGCATGTTTCCCTATAAACTGGTGATTCCGGCTGTGATGATCAGTTTGATCCTGATCTGTTTCAACCTGCTCGCGGACGGGCTCCGTGATGCGCTGGACCCGAAAACGAAGAAATGA
- a CDS encoding ABC transporter ATP-binding protein, which translates to MNRPILAVENLEVSFHTQSGIVDAVRGVSFSLQKGETLAIVGESGSGKSVTAKSIMGLLPKQIASKRAGKIMYEGKNILEFSRRKMQDLRGAEISMVFQDPMTSLNPTMTIGKQLREGLYRHRKISRAKAAQKAVEMLKMVGIPNAEERVDAYPHQFSGGMRQRVVIAMALACDPKVLIADEPTTALDVTIQAQIMDLMRELQRKTGTAIILITHDLGVVAKMAKKVAVMYAGEIVEMGPVEDIFYRPMHPYTRGLLQSMPRLDALRSEPLVPIPGSPPDLSQLQQGCPFAPRCAHVMKVCKTYTPLTKETHNGHMAKCWLLDERARRADWLVGERGEVAVHG; encoded by the coding sequence ATGAATAGACCGATCCTTGCCGTTGAAAACCTGGAGGTTTCTTTTCATACGCAAAGCGGAATCGTTGATGCCGTAAGAGGGGTCAGCTTTTCCTTGCAAAAGGGCGAAACGCTGGCCATCGTGGGCGAGTCCGGCTCAGGCAAATCCGTAACGGCGAAATCGATCATGGGTCTGTTGCCAAAGCAAATCGCGAGCAAGCGCGCGGGAAAGATCATGTACGAAGGAAAGAACATCCTGGAATTTTCCCGCCGGAAGATGCAGGATTTGCGCGGTGCGGAAATTTCGATGGTATTCCAGGACCCGATGACCTCATTAAACCCCACGATGACAATCGGAAAACAACTGAGAGAAGGTCTGTACCGGCATCGGAAAATATCAAGAGCGAAAGCCGCGCAAAAAGCGGTTGAAATGCTGAAAATGGTCGGGATTCCAAATGCGGAAGAGCGGGTGGACGCTTATCCGCACCAATTTTCCGGCGGAATGAGACAGCGGGTCGTCATTGCGATGGCGCTAGCATGCGATCCTAAAGTACTGATTGCGGATGAACCGACAACGGCGCTCGATGTGACCATTCAAGCGCAAATTATGGATCTGATGCGGGAGCTGCAGAGGAAGACGGGAACCGCGATTATTCTGATTACCCACGATTTGGGCGTTGTCGCCAAGATGGCGAAAAAAGTGGCCGTCATGTACGCTGGAGAGATAGTTGAGATGGGACCGGTTGAAGACATCTTCTACCGACCCATGCATCCTTATACGCGGGGACTGCTGCAATCGATGCCCAGGCTGGATGCGCTGCGGAGCGAACCGCTCGTCCCGATTCCCGGCTCCCCGCCCGATTTATCCCAGCTGCAGCAGGGCTGTCCGTTTGCGCCTAGGTGCGCTCATGTCATGAAGGTGTGCAAAACGTATACCCCACTGACGAAAGAAACGCACAACGGGCATATGGCCAAATGCTGGCTTCTTGATGAAAGGGCGCGCCGTGCGGACTGGCTTGTCGGAGAGCGCGGGGAGGTGGCCGTTCATGGATAA
- a CDS encoding ABC transporter ATP-binding protein, giving the protein MDKSSVLIEVNHLIKHFPAGKNKMLRAVDDISFHIHKGETLGLVGESGCGKSTVGRTLLQLYTPDGGEIIFDGQKLKSGASAAVRREHTRKMQMIFQDPYSSLNARMTVMEIISEGIIVHRPDLSKEERRRRVFELLDLVGLSPKHVNRYPHEFSGGQRQRIGIARALAVEPQFIVADEPIAALDVSIQAQIVNLLKQLQREKQLTYLFIAHDLSMVKYISDRIAVMYLGQLIELVDSEELYRRPLHPYTEALLSAIPIPDPRLEHARERIVLQGDVPNPVHPPSGCRFHTRCPKAMDICRMVPPQFTEAAPDHYVRCHLYESKEVIA; this is encoded by the coding sequence ATGGATAAAAGCAGCGTTCTCATTGAGGTCAATCATCTCATAAAGCATTTTCCGGCCGGCAAAAACAAAATGCTGCGCGCCGTTGACGATATCAGTTTTCACATCCATAAAGGGGAAACGCTCGGTTTGGTGGGCGAGTCGGGCTGCGGAAAATCGACGGTGGGTCGCACACTGCTTCAGCTCTACACCCCCGATGGCGGAGAAATCATCTTCGATGGGCAGAAGCTTAAGTCTGGAGCAAGTGCCGCAGTGCGGAGAGAGCATACGAGGAAGATGCAAATGATTTTTCAAGATCCGTATTCTTCATTAAATGCTAGAATGACGGTGATGGAAATCATCTCAGAAGGAATTATTGTCCATAGACCCGACCTCTCGAAGGAGGAACGCCGAAGAAGGGTGTTCGAGCTGCTGGATCTGGTTGGTTTAAGCCCGAAGCACGTGAACCGTTATCCGCATGAATTCAGCGGCGGCCAGCGCCAACGGATCGGCATTGCCCGCGCCCTGGCGGTAGAACCGCAGTTCATTGTGGCCGATGAACCGATTGCGGCGCTCGATGTTTCGATCCAGGCGCAAATTGTCAATTTGCTGAAGCAATTGCAACGAGAAAAGCAATTGACCTATTTGTTTATCGCGCATGATCTATCGATGGTCAAATATATCAGCGACAGGATTGCCGTTATGTATCTGGGACAGTTGATCGAGCTTGTCGACAGCGAAGAGCTGTACAGACGGCCCCTCCATCCGTATACGGAGGCGCTTTTGTCCGCCATTCCGATTCCCGATCCGCGGCTGGAGCATGCGAGAGAACGAATTGTTCTGCAAGGGGACGTTCCAAATCCGGTCCATCCTCCAAGCGGCTGCCGCTTTCATACGCGATGTCCGAAAGCGATGGACATTTGCCGCATGGTGCCTCCCCAGTTTACGGAAGCGGCTCCGGACCATTACGTGCGGTGCCATTTATATGAATCGAAGGAGGTTATCGCATAG
- a CDS encoding serine hydrolase domain-containing protein, with protein sequence MSELNWSAFEDYVAAKMEEEQIPGLAIAISRGGSVIYEKGFGVRDVKTKEPVTPDTIIGVGSVTKSFTAMAIMKLAGEGKLSLNDPVVKYLPEFTLPGLKDPHSVKIIHLLTHTTGMPPMLRREELNQFDEHLSYISNEEVDLLGNPGEYFSYCNDTFLLLGAIIERLTGRLYRRYVTDSILEPLQMHRSTFNLEEVAKYKNVSVPYIKNSQTKSLEEVPWPRIGNYEVGGGLRSNVRDLLRYGQVFVGGGAGPNRFDVSTDSLSKMWQPVIQTKRNKYYGLALESVPNYSGVTLVGHSGGMWGVSAHIGFVPEKGIAAAVLMNVYGASADEIWLAAVNTVLGLPMEQKSAIEPNYEAASEELQKLAGTYTSAEGGYLRIYLEDGRPKADWEGEYFELRASDSHTLVTDKGGYSLRFFFKDEDNAWAVLAGYRMLIRI encoded by the coding sequence ATGTCAGAATTGAACTGGTCGGCCTTTGAAGATTATGTAGCGGCAAAAATGGAAGAAGAGCAGATTCCGGGACTGGCTATTGCAATTTCCAGGGGCGGGAGCGTCATCTATGAGAAGGGGTTTGGCGTTCGCGATGTGAAGACGAAGGAACCGGTTACCCCCGATACGATCATCGGCGTCGGGTCCGTAACGAAATCGTTCACGGCCATGGCGATCATGAAGCTCGCCGGGGAGGGAAAGCTGTCTCTGAACGATCCCGTAGTCAAGTACCTTCCGGAGTTCACGCTGCCCGGGCTGAAAGATCCGCATAGCGTGAAAATCATCCATCTGCTAACGCATACGACCGGTATGCCGCCGATGCTTCGCAGGGAGGAGTTAAATCAATTTGACGAACATCTTTCGTATATTTCAAATGAAGAGGTCGATCTGCTCGGCAATCCGGGAGAGTATTTCAGCTACTGCAACGATACGTTTCTGCTGCTCGGTGCGATCATTGAACGATTGACCGGCCGTCTTTACCGAAGATATGTGACGGACAGCATTTTGGAGCCGCTGCAAATGCATCGATCCACCTTTAACCTGGAAGAAGTGGCGAAATATAAGAATGTGTCGGTACCCTATATTAAAAACAGCCAGACCAAGAGCCTGGAAGAAGTGCCATGGCCACGAATCGGAAATTACGAAGTCGGAGGAGGACTGCGCTCCAATGTGCGGGATCTGCTGCGATACGGTCAAGTGTTTGTCGGCGGAGGCGCCGGCCCGAACCGATTCGATGTGAGCACAGACTCCCTGTCAAAAATGTGGCAGCCTGTCATTCAGACAAAACGAAATAAGTACTACGGACTGGCTTTGGAGAGCGTCCCCAATTATTCCGGCGTAACCTTGGTCGGACATTCAGGCGGGATGTGGGGCGTATCTGCCCATATTGGTTTTGTACCGGAAAAGGGAATTGCAGCGGCTGTTTTAATGAACGTTTACGGGGCTTCTGCCGATGAAATCTGGCTGGCGGCTGTCAATACCGTTCTCGGGCTCCCAATGGAACAGAAAAGCGCCATCGAACCGAATTACGAGGCTGCATCGGAAGAACTGCAGAAACTGGCCGGCACTTATACATCGGCAGAAGGCGGATATTTGCGCATTTACCTCGAGGACGGCAGGCCGAAAGCGGATTGGGAGGGCGAATATTTCGAGCTCAGGGCGAGCGACAGCCATACGCTTGTCACCGACAAAGGCGGATATTCGCTTCGTTTCTTTTTCAAAGATGAGGACAATGCCTGGGCGGTACTTGCCGGCTACCGAATGCTGATTAGGATATAG
- a CDS encoding S9 family peptidase, whose translation MSWKRKAQADDLFQLKSVVDPQMDPDGKRCLFVVTETDEENDTYRSNLYCAAIDPKGEPTPWTFGDTANFTPRWSPDGRSVCFISNRSGNNQLFIINPGGGEARQLTFHPSGAGNPVWSPDGTRIAFQIALGPGESLQDRENGKKKREKLVPLEIDRMKYKFEGKGLWDSRYTHIAVVNIATGEMEQLTNGEHDYQLLSWSPDGKQLAIAADLSDDPDFSFVQDILLYHLETKAFANLTDRRGIFSSAEWSPDGKKIAIIGHEKECEYGTFTKIWMYDVTEKKLTCLTTDWDVAVGDYGLGDLQQGVVRPGIIWCDDSCSFYFAGTNLGSIHVCRGTVDGQIDAVLSGRQHVYGLSTGGKSGRVVVAVSKPAFPGELFVLETETGELDQITYFNETYREQVVLTDAEPIPFQSRDGWELHGWYMKPAAVLEGQQVPLIVEIHGGPHSMYSNTYYHEFQTLVSKGYALLFINPRGSLGYGQKFANAVRGDNGGKDYEDIMDAVDYALEQFDFIDPNRLGVTGGSYGGFMTSWIVGHTNRFKAAVAQRPITNWISQHGVSDEGYYLIETQLKASLQDFDHLWKKSPLAYADRIETPLLLLHGEQDLRCPIDHSEQLFIALKRQRKTVKLVRFPDSNHQYWRSGKPSLRISHINYISGWFDQYL comes from the coding sequence ATGTCATGGAAAAGAAAAGCGCAGGCTGACGATCTGTTCCAATTGAAGTCGGTTGTTGATCCGCAAATGGACCCTGACGGAAAGCGGTGCTTGTTTGTTGTTACCGAAACCGATGAAGAAAATGATACGTACAGGTCGAATCTGTACTGTGCAGCTATTGATCCGAAGGGTGAACCTACACCGTGGACGTTTGGCGATACGGCCAATTTCACACCGCGCTGGTCGCCGGACGGCCGTTCCGTTTGTTTTATTTCCAACCGGAGCGGGAATAATCAGCTGTTCATTATCAATCCCGGCGGAGGGGAAGCGCGTCAGCTGACCTTTCACCCGAGCGGCGCCGGCAACCCGGTATGGTCGCCGGACGGGACGCGAATTGCTTTTCAGATCGCGCTGGGACCAGGGGAGTCCTTGCAAGACCGGGAAAACGGGAAGAAGAAGCGGGAGAAGCTTGTTCCGCTTGAAATCGACCGGATGAAGTATAAATTTGAGGGAAAAGGTTTATGGGACAGTCGATACACTCACATTGCCGTCGTGAATATCGCAACCGGCGAAATGGAACAGTTGACAAACGGCGAACACGATTACCAGCTACTCAGCTGGTCTCCGGACGGAAAGCAGCTGGCGATCGCGGCGGATCTGAGCGATGATCCGGATTTTTCATTTGTTCAGGATATTTTGCTGTATCATCTGGAGACGAAAGCATTCGCCAATCTAACCGATCGAAGAGGCATCTTCAGCAGTGCTGAATGGTCTCCGGACGGTAAGAAGATTGCCATTATCGGCCATGAAAAAGAATGCGAATACGGTACGTTCACGAAAATATGGATGTATGACGTTACTGAAAAGAAATTGACATGTCTGACGACGGACTGGGATGTAGCGGTTGGAGATTATGGACTGGGAGATTTACAGCAAGGTGTCGTGCGCCCCGGTATTATTTGGTGCGATGACAGCTGCAGCTTTTATTTTGCGGGGACAAACCTAGGAAGCATTCACGTCTGCCGTGGAACGGTTGATGGACAAATCGATGCTGTACTTTCAGGTCGCCAGCATGTTTACGGCTTGTCGACGGGCGGGAAATCGGGTCGGGTCGTTGTCGCCGTCAGCAAGCCCGCATTTCCCGGCGAATTGTTTGTTCTGGAAACGGAAACGGGCGAGTTGGACCAGATTACTTATTTTAACGAAACGTATAGGGAACAGGTTGTGCTGACGGATGCGGAGCCGATCCCCTTTCAATCCAGAGACGGCTGGGAACTGCACGGCTGGTACATGAAACCGGCTGCTGTTCTTGAAGGACAACAGGTACCGCTTATCGTTGAAATCCATGGCGGCCCTCATTCCATGTATTCAAATACGTATTACCATGAGTTTCAAACCCTTGTGTCAAAGGGATATGCGCTCCTGTTCATCAATCCGAGAGGAAGCCTCGGCTATGGTCAGAAATTTGCCAATGCCGTTCGGGGCGATAACGGGGGCAAGGATTATGAGGATATTATGGATGCCGTCGATTATGCGCTTGAACAATTCGATTTTATTGATCCTAACCGGCTGGGGGTGACGGGCGGAAGCTATGGAGGCTTTATGACGAGCTGGATTGTCGGTCATACGAACCGCTTTAAAGCAGCGGTTGCCCAGCGCCCTATCACCAATTGGATCAGTCAGCATGGAGTCAGCGATGAAGGTTACTATTTAATCGAAACGCAATTGAAAGCGAGCCTTCAAGACTTTGATCATTTATGGAAAAAGTCGCCGTTAGCCTATGCGGATCGTATCGAGACGCCGCTCTTGCTCCTGCACGGCGAACAGGATTTGCGTTGTCCGATCGATCATTCAGAACAATTGTTTATCGCTTTGAAGAGACAGCGAAAAACGGTGAAGCTCGTCCGCTTTCCTGACTCGAATCATCAATACTGGAGGAGCGGGAAGCCTTCTCTTCGGATAAGCCATATCAATTATATATCCGGTTGGTTCGATCAATATTTGTGA
- a CDS encoding cystathionine gamma-synthase family protein gives MAKQFDAVQASTKAVWAGEEAYLVHGATQVPVMVSVAYGYDDMDEWYDVATEKKKGHIYGRNTNPTVQAFEDKVKILEGAEAATSFSTGMAAISNTLYTFLKPGDRVVSIKDTYGGTNKIFTEFLPRMGIDVALCETGDHEGIESALKEPCKILYLETPTNPTVKITDIRRMAEAGHTAGALVVVDNTFATPINQNPLQLGADLVLHSATKFLGGHADALGGVVCGSSELVKRIYHYREINGATMDPWAAYLLLRGMKTLKLRVRQQEINAMAIAKYLQTREEVEDVYYPGLPTHKHHDIARQQMKGFGGMLSFSLKGGMDAVKIMLPKLQYANRAANLGAVETTYGPARTTSHVECTAEERQAMGIPDGLVRISCGIEDTEDLIADLEQAFAFLSA, from the coding sequence ATGGCTAAACAATTTGATGCCGTCCAGGCATCGACGAAAGCGGTATGGGCGGGCGAAGAAGCGTATCTTGTTCACGGGGCCACCCAGGTGCCGGTTATGGTGAGCGTGGCATACGGCTACGACGATATGGACGAGTGGTATGATGTGGCCACCGAAAAGAAGAAAGGCCATATATATGGCCGAAATACGAACCCGACTGTGCAGGCTTTCGAGGACAAGGTGAAAATCCTTGAGGGAGCAGAGGCGGCAACCAGCTTTTCGACCGGCATGGCGGCAATCAGCAACACGCTTTACACGTTTCTGAAGCCAGGGGATCGAGTTGTATCCATCAAGGATACCTACGGCGGAACAAACAAGATTTTTACCGAGTTTTTGCCGCGCATGGGAATTGACGTTGCACTGTGCGAAACCGGCGATCATGAGGGCATCGAGTCGGCATTAAAGGAACCGTGCAAAATTCTGTATCTGGAAACGCCCACCAATCCAACGGTCAAAATAACGGACATTCGAAGGATGGCTGAGGCAGGCCATACCGCAGGAGCTCTTGTCGTTGTCGACAACACCTTCGCCACCCCGATTAACCAGAACCCGCTTCAGCTCGGCGCCGATCTGGTGCTTCACAGCGCCACCAAGTTTCTCGGCGGTCATGCCGACGCACTTGGTGGAGTCGTCTGCGGTTCCAGTGAGCTGGTCAAGCGCATTTATCACTATCGCGAAATTAACGGAGCGACCATGGATCCATGGGCGGCTTATTTGCTTCTCCGCGGGATGAAGACGCTGAAGCTTCGCGTCCGGCAGCAGGAAATCAATGCCATGGCAATTGCGAAGTACCTCCAAACCCGGGAAGAAGTGGAAGATGTCTACTATCCGGGACTGCCCACGCATAAACACCATGATATCGCCAGGCAGCAAATGAAAGGCTTCGGCGGAATGCTTAGCTTCTCTCTGAAAGGCGGCATGGATGCCGTAAAGATCATGTTGCCGAAACTGCAGTATGCGAACCGGGCAGCGAACCTCGGTGCTGTCGAGACCACGTATGGTCCGGCCAGAACGACCAGTCACGTGGAATGCACAGCTGAGGAGAGACAGGCGATGGGCATACCGGACGGCTTGGTGCGGATTTCTTGCGGCATTGAGGACACGGAGGATTTGATCGCCGATTTGGAGCAGGCGTTCGCTTTTCTTTCGGCATAA
- a CDS encoding ACT domain-containing protein has product MLKGIVTVLGKDKIGIIAKVCTYLAEHQVNILDISQTIVQGYFNMMMIVDLSGANKTFEALVEDLRQVGQSIGVEIKLQHEDIFNIMHRI; this is encoded by the coding sequence ATGTTGAAAGGCATTGTAACCGTACTGGGGAAAGACAAGATCGGCATTATTGCCAAAGTATGCACGTATCTCGCCGAGCATCAGGTGAACATTCTCGATATTTCCCAAACGATCGTTCAGGGCTATTTTAATATGATGATGATCGTGGATCTTTCAGGCGCAAACAAAACGTTTGAGGCGCTTGTCGAGGATTTGCGGCAAGTGGGACAATCGATCGGCGTGGAGATCAAGCTTCAGCACGAGGACATTTTCAACATTATGCACCGCATTTAA
- a CDS encoding PFL family protein, with protein MISLVEAQETNKMIREMNLDVRTITMGISLMDCAHSDLRVFSRKVYDKITKTAEKLVKTGEDLEKQFGVPIVNKRISVTPISIAAGGLKTDTYVPVAELLDKAAKEVGVNFIGGFSALVHKGFTKGDRILIDSIPEALSVTERVCASVNVGSSRSGINMDAVKLMGDIIVQTAERTRDRDSIGCAKLVVFCNSVEDNPFMAGAYHGVGEQECVINVGVSGPGVVKRALEEVRGREFEVLCETIKRTAFKITRVGQLVAQEASKRLGVPFGIIDLSLAPTPEIGDSIAEILQVMGLEHAGAPGTTAALAILNDNVKKGGIMASSYVGGLSGAFIPVSEDHGMIEAVQRGALTLEKLEAMTCVCSVGLDMIAIPGTTSKETISGIIADEAAIGMVNNKTTAVRLIPVIGKEVGDMVEFGGLLGYAPVMAVNSFGCGSFIGRGGRIPAPVHSFKN; from the coding sequence GTGATTTCGCTCGTTGAAGCACAGGAAACGAACAAGATGATCCGCGAAATGAATCTGGATGTGCGTACGATCACGATGGGAATCAGCCTCATGGATTGCGCTCATTCGGATTTGCGTGTTTTCAGCCGAAAAGTATATGACAAGATTACGAAGACAGCCGAGAAATTGGTGAAAACCGGCGAGGATCTGGAAAAGCAATTCGGCGTTCCCATCGTCAACAAACGAATCTCCGTCACACCGATTTCCATTGCGGCCGGCGGTTTGAAGACCGATACGTATGTGCCGGTGGCGGAATTGCTGGATAAGGCGGCGAAGGAAGTCGGGGTCAACTTTATCGGCGGATTTTCCGCCCTCGTGCACAAAGGCTTCACTAAAGGGGACCGTATTCTGATCGACAGCATTCCGGAAGCGCTGAGCGTAACGGAGCGGGTATGCGCCTCCGTCAACGTTGGCTCATCCCGCAGCGGGATCAATATGGATGCCGTCAAGCTGATGGGCGATATTATTGTGCAGACGGCCGAGCGGACCCGGGACAGGGACTCGATCGGCTGTGCGAAGTTGGTGGTATTCTGCAATTCGGTGGAGGACAACCCGTTTATGGCGGGCGCTTACCACGGCGTTGGGGAACAGGAATGCGTCATCAATGTCGGGGTCAGCGGTCCGGGCGTTGTCAAGCGGGCCTTGGAAGAAGTCAGAGGCCGGGAATTCGAAGTGCTGTGCGAGACGATCAAACGAACCGCCTTCAAGATTACCCGGGTCGGTCAGCTCGTAGCCCAGGAAGCCTCCAAGCGATTGGGCGTTCCCTTCGGCATTATCGATCTGTCCCTAGCCCCCACTCCGGAGATCGGTGATTCCATTGCCGAAATTCTTCAGGTCATGGGGCTGGAACATGCCGGCGCTCCGGGAACGACCGCCGCTCTCGCCATTCTGAACGACAATGTGAAAAAGGGCGGCATCATGGCCTCTTCCTATGTAGGCGGTTTAAGCGGAGCGTTTATACCGGTCAGCGAAGACCACGGCATGATCGAGGCCGTTCAGCGCGGCGCGCTGACATTGGAGAAGCTTGAAGCGATGACGTGCGTATGCTCCGTCGGGCTCGACATGATTGCCATACCAGGCACTACGTCCAAAGAAACCATCTCCGGCATTATTGCAGACGAAGCCGCCATCGGCATGGTCAACAACAAGACAACCGCTGTACGGCTCATTCCGGTCATCGGCAAAGAGGTGGGGGATATGGTCGAATTCGGCGGCTTGCTCGGTTATGCGCCGGTCATGGCCGTCAATTCATTCGGATGCGGCAGCTTTATTGGCAGAGGAGGCCGTATTCCTGCCCCGGTCCACAGCTTTAAGAATTAA
- a CDS encoding GntR family transcriptional regulator, translating to MEQTRRFSSITEQVYDQLHRDIMHATLAPGQRMTIRKLAEMYEVSTMPIREALHKLSSEGLVKYDRRGLTVNALTEEEIKQIYEARMRLESLLLVWASDRATAEDIDKLEQLVHDMDLHSKNDRARWMESNYHFHMGMYQLAGSERLLNMIRSLYTSIEPYLFMIETTQDVVDASQNEHHLIVDALKSHDHARLDQLIRSHLQDAADTVLNADSSAGAEKQNETGM from the coding sequence ATGGAACAGACACGAAGGTTTTCATCCATCACGGAACAGGTTTACGATCAGCTGCATCGTGATATTATGCACGCAACACTGGCCCCGGGCCAGCGCATGACCATTCGGAAATTGGCGGAAATGTATGAAGTCAGCACGATGCCGATCCGTGAGGCGCTTCATAAATTATCATCCGAAGGTCTTGTCAAGTATGATCGCCGAGGGCTAACGGTTAATGCTCTTACGGAGGAAGAAATTAAACAAATTTATGAGGCCCGCATGCGGTTGGAATCTCTTTTACTCGTATGGGCGTCTGATCGGGCGACTGCAGAGGACATTGATAAGCTGGAACAACTCGTTCATGACATGGATCTTCATTCGAAAAACGATCGTGCCCGCTGGATGGAGTCGAATTATCACTTTCACATGGGGATGTATCAACTTGCAGGTTCGGAGCGTTTGCTTAACATGATTAGAAGTTTGTATACTTCAATCGAACCGTATTTATTTATGATTGAAACAACCCAGGATGTAGTAGATGCTTCACAAAACGAACATCACCTGATCGTGGATGCTCTAAAATCACATGATCATGCAAGGCTTGATCAGTTGATTCGATCCCATTTACAAGATGCGGCAGACACCGTTCTGAATGCGGATTCATCTGCGGGAGCCGAGAAACAAAACGAGACTGGGATGTAA